From one Rhopalosiphum padi isolate XX-2018 chromosome 2, ASM2088224v1, whole genome shotgun sequence genomic stretch:
- the LOC132920759 gene encoding general transcription factor 3C polypeptide 6-like, producing MMDSNNDSIDAQDFEEIVEETLIHVTVDNADEMSILNANSNVRVLAVDSETPVLQIENKIFHFNEWKYITGTAMFFERKNEVKKIDPLYDNRCGTVLQYIGSTRKCLEMTKKESMNTQ from the exons ATGATGGATTCAAATAATGATTCAATAGACGCACAGGATTTCGAAGAAATTGTCGAGGAAACTTTAATTCACGTCACCGTGGATAATGCTGATGAAATGTCCATTTTGAATGCAAACAGCAATGTTCGAGTGTTAGCCGTGGACTCTGAAACTCCAGTATTACAAATCGAAAACAAG attttccatTTTAACGAATGGAAGTATATAACTGGGACTGCTATGTTTTTCGAGCGGAAGAACGAGGTGAAAAAAATTGATCCTCTATATGATAATAGATGTGGTACTgttttacaatatataggttCCACTCGCAAATGTTTAGAGATGACAAAAAAGGAAAGTAtgaatacacaataa